The following are encoded together in the Planococcus antarcticus DSM 14505 genome:
- the cysS gene encoding cysteine--tRNA ligase: MSIQIFNSLSRQKEEFIPLEEGKVKMYVCGPTVYNYIHIGNARPVIVYDTVRRHLEYRGYDVKYVSNFTDVDDKLIKAANELGQEVPEIAERFIAAYFEDTKALGCTEADVHPRVTDHMVQIIKFISTLIEKGYAYESQGDVYYRTRKFDGYGKLSHQSVDELKIGARIETGDKKEDELDFVLWKAAKPKEISWDSPWGKGRPGWHIECSVMAREHLGDTIDIHAGGQDLTFPHHENEIAQSEALTGKPFARYWMHNGYINIDNEKMSKSLNNFVLVNDILKELDPQVLRFFMLSVHYRHPINYSQQLVEDAVAGLERLRTAYANLNHRLSVSADLGDHSDIWINKIETIKAAFIKTMDDDFNTANAISNLFDLSRLSNTYLLEKQTATSVLETFIAVFDELAGVLGVPFSQKDELLDEEVEALMTERIEARKNRDFARADEIRDLFKEKNIILEDTAQGMRWKRGQ; encoded by the coding sequence ATGAGTATTCAAATTTTTAATTCATTGTCACGGCAAAAAGAAGAATTCATTCCTTTAGAAGAAGGAAAAGTAAAAATGTATGTTTGCGGACCGACCGTTTACAATTACATCCATATCGGCAATGCGCGCCCCGTAATCGTCTACGATACGGTGCGCCGCCACCTGGAATACCGGGGCTATGATGTGAAATATGTGTCGAATTTTACGGATGTCGACGATAAATTGATTAAAGCCGCCAATGAACTTGGCCAAGAAGTTCCGGAAATTGCGGAGCGGTTTATTGCTGCCTATTTCGAGGATACGAAAGCGCTAGGTTGTACAGAAGCTGATGTGCATCCTCGTGTAACAGACCATATGGTTCAAATTATTAAGTTTATTTCGACGCTGATCGAAAAAGGCTATGCTTATGAGTCGCAAGGAGATGTCTACTATCGCACCCGGAAATTTGACGGTTATGGCAAGTTGTCCCATCAGTCGGTCGATGAATTAAAGATTGGTGCACGGATTGAAACAGGCGATAAAAAAGAAGATGAGCTGGATTTCGTTTTATGGAAAGCAGCAAAACCAAAGGAGATTTCATGGGATAGTCCATGGGGCAAAGGACGTCCAGGCTGGCATATTGAATGCTCGGTAATGGCGCGCGAACATTTGGGTGATACCATTGATATACATGCAGGCGGACAAGATCTGACTTTCCCGCATCATGAAAATGAAATAGCTCAATCTGAAGCATTAACGGGCAAACCTTTTGCGCGTTATTGGATGCATAATGGGTATATTAATATTGATAACGAAAAAATGTCGAAGTCACTAAATAATTTTGTGTTGGTGAACGATATACTGAAAGAACTAGACCCACAAGTGCTACGTTTCTTTATGTTGTCGGTTCATTACCGTCACCCAATCAACTACTCGCAGCAATTAGTAGAAGATGCGGTTGCGGGACTAGAACGACTGCGTACAGCTTATGCTAACTTGAATCACCGATTGAGCGTGTCTGCTGACCTAGGCGACCATTCTGATATTTGGATCAATAAAATCGAAACCATTAAAGCGGCGTTTATTAAAACAATGGACGATGACTTTAATACAGCTAATGCTATTTCAAATCTATTCGACTTATCTCGTTTGTCGAATACATATTTATTGGAAAAGCAAACAGCGACATCAGTGTTAGAGACTTTTATTGCTGTATTTGATGAATTGGCTGGCGTTTTAGGCGTGCCATTTAGCCAGAAAGACGAACTGTTAGACGAAGAAGTAGAGGCATTGATGACAGAACGCATTGAAGCGCGTAAAAATCGTGATTTCGCCCGCGCAGACGAAATCCGTGATTTGTTTAAAGAAAAAAATATTATTTTAGAAGATACAGCTCAAGGTATGCGCTGGAAAAGAGGGCAATAA
- a CDS encoding Mini-ribonuclease 3 yields MTILRKNDVDQLNALALAYMGDAVYEQSIREHLLRSGRSKPNILHRQSTTFVSAKAQAMVLKRLTEENFLTEAELAIMRRGRNAKSGSVPKNTDVQTYNFSTAFEAVLGWLYLKEEQARVDEIISYAIEIVEELGGVLK; encoded by the coding sequence TTGACTATTTTACGAAAAAACGATGTAGACCAACTCAATGCACTCGCTCTTGCCTATATGGGAGATGCAGTGTATGAGCAGTCGATTCGTGAACATTTATTGCGTTCAGGACGTTCTAAACCGAATATTTTGCATCGCCAGTCGACTACTTTTGTTTCTGCCAAAGCGCAAGCCATGGTTCTAAAGCGACTGACCGAAGAAAATTTTCTAACTGAAGCCGAATTGGCGATTATGAGAAGAGGACGTAATGCTAAGTCCGGATCTGTTCCAAAAAATACTGATGTGCAGACTTATAATTTCAGCACGGCTTTTGAAGCGGTGCTGGGTTGGTTGTATTTAAAAGAAGAACAAGCGCGTGTGGACGAAATCATTTCCTATGCGATTGAGATTGTCGAAGAGCTGGGAGGCGTATTGAAATGA
- the rlmB gene encoding 23S rRNA (guanosine(2251)-2'-O)-methyltransferase RlmB — MTEEELAPEIIGGKNPVLEALRADRDINKIWIAEGVQKKGITELLQLAKDKGVIVQSVPKKKIDGLTDTNHQGIAAAVAAYNYASLDDLFEAAAARNEDPFFLILDELEDPHNLGSIMRTADAIGVHGLIIPKRRAVGLTGVVAKASTGAIEHVPVVRINNLSQTVDELKKRGVWIAGTDAKESVDYRKMDASLPLAVIIGSEGKGMSRILREKCDFLYQLPMVGHVTSLNASVAASLLVYEVYRKRNPLV; from the coding sequence ATGACTGAAGAAGAGTTGGCACCTGAAATAATTGGCGGCAAGAATCCTGTACTCGAGGCATTAAGAGCGGACCGGGATATCAATAAAATCTGGATTGCTGAAGGCGTCCAGAAAAAAGGTATTACCGAATTACTGCAGTTAGCAAAAGATAAAGGCGTCATCGTCCAATCTGTTCCAAAGAAAAAAATTGATGGATTGACGGATACCAATCATCAAGGAATCGCTGCAGCAGTAGCTGCTTATAATTACGCAAGTCTAGATGATTTGTTTGAAGCAGCTGCGGCAAGAAATGAAGATCCGTTTTTCTTGATTTTAGATGAATTAGAAGATCCACATAATTTAGGCTCTATTATGAGAACAGCTGATGCAATCGGTGTTCATGGTTTGATTATTCCCAAACGCCGGGCAGTTGGCCTGACGGGCGTAGTGGCAAAGGCTTCGACAGGTGCGATAGAGCACGTGCCGGTTGTGCGTATTAACAATTTGTCGCAGACTGTGGACGAATTGAAAAAGCGCGGCGTTTGGATTGCGGGAACTGATGCAAAAGAATCGGTGGATTACCGGAAAATGGACGCGTCTTTACCACTTGCCGTTATTATTGGCAGCGAAGGCAAAGGCATGAGCCGGATTTTACGTGAAAAATGCGATTTTCTTTATCAGTTGCCAATGGTCGGCCATGTCACTTCGCTGAATGCTTCAGTGGCAGCAAGTTTATTGGTGTACGAAGTTTATAGAAAGCGCAATCCACTGGTTTAA
- a CDS encoding NYN domain-containing protein, giving the protein MNILLVDGYNIIGDWVELQELKKDKLANARDRLIERMAEYRSYKGWRVIIVFDAHLVPGIEAKNLHHDVEVIYTKESETADERIEKLVASLYTRRDQIYVATSDLTEQWVIFGKGALRISARELEIEMAEIQENITKKVKEIQRQRGISKIPLSGEVAEIFEKWRRGLK; this is encoded by the coding sequence ATGAATATTCTGCTGGTTGATGGATACAATATCATTGGGGACTGGGTGGAACTGCAGGAACTAAAAAAAGATAAACTGGCGAATGCCAGGGATCGTCTCATAGAGCGGATGGCTGAATACCGTAGCTATAAAGGATGGCGTGTCATTATTGTTTTCGATGCCCATCTGGTTCCAGGAATCGAGGCCAAAAACCTGCACCACGATGTTGAAGTCATTTATACGAAAGAAAGCGAAACGGCAGACGAACGGATTGAAAAATTAGTGGCGAGTTTATATACGCGCCGAGACCAGATTTATGTAGCGACTTCAGATTTAACAGAGCAATGGGTTATTTTTGGCAAAGGCGCGTTGCGAATTTCAGCACGCGAATTGGAAATTGAAATGGCTGAAATCCAGGAGAACATCACTAAAAAAGTAAAAGAAATCCAGAGGCAGCGCGGAATTTCAAAAATACCACTGTCCGGAGAAGTAGCGGAAATTTTCGAAAAATGGCGAAGAGGCTTGAAATGA
- the sigH gene encoding RNA polymerase sporulation sigma factor SigH, whose product MENHEQVQPQRFTDMTDEELVSSVHSGNTEALDFLITKFRPFVRMKGRSYFLIGADKEDIIQEGMIGLYKAIRDFRSDKLSSFRAFAELCIIRQIITAIKTATRQKHIPLNSYISLDKPIYDEESDRTLMDVLTGNGVDDPEDLIIHNEEFQYMEEKMGEVLSELEREVLTLYLDGQSYQEISEKLERHVKSIDNALQRVKRKLERHLQINEMPSS is encoded by the coding sequence GTGGAAAATCATGAGCAAGTTCAGCCCCAACGATTCACCGACATGACAGATGAGGAACTTGTCAGTTCAGTCCACAGTGGAAACACGGAAGCACTGGATTTTTTGATTACGAAGTTTCGTCCTTTTGTTCGAATGAAAGGCCGGTCGTATTTCCTGATAGGTGCTGATAAAGAAGATATCATCCAAGAGGGCATGATTGGCTTATATAAGGCGATCCGTGATTTCCGGAGTGACAAATTGTCTTCTTTCCGTGCATTTGCGGAATTATGCATTATCCGGCAAATCATCACGGCCATTAAAACGGCTACACGTCAAAAGCATATTCCGCTGAATTCGTATATATCCCTCGACAAGCCGATTTACGACGAAGAGTCTGACCGGACCTTAATGGATGTGCTGACTGGAAACGGCGTGGATGATCCGGAAGATTTGATTATCCACAATGAGGAATTTCAGTATATGGAAGAGAAAATGGGAGAAGTATTAAGTGAACTTGAGCGCGAGGTGCTGACTCTTTATTTAGATGGTCAATCCTATCAGGAAATTTCAGAAAAGCTCGAGCGCCACGTGAAATCAATTGATAACGCTTTACAGCGGGTCAAACGGAAACTAGAACGCCACTTACAGATCAATGAGATGCCGAGCTCCTGA
- the rpmG gene encoding 50S ribosomal protein L33 gives MVLSCSKCAYCNYTVPTIAESSTRLELKKFCAHCNEHTVHKQTI, from the coding sequence ATTGTATTAAGCTGCTCAAAATGTGCATACTGCAATTATACGGTTCCTACAATAGCGGAATCCAGCACACGTTTGGAACTCAAAAAATTCTGTGCTCATTGCAATGAGCATACCGTGCATAAACAAACGATATGA
- the secE gene encoding preprotein translocase subunit SecE — MGNIGGFLKNVVSEMRKVSWPKRKELTRYTIVVLSTCIFMALFFTIVDAGISELFRWFVAL, encoded by the coding sequence ATGGGTAACATTGGCGGTTTTTTAAAAAATGTCGTTTCGGAAATGCGGAAAGTTAGCTGGCCAAAACGAAAAGAACTAACTCGTTATACAATTGTTGTTCTTTCTACTTGTATTTTTATGGCTCTTTTTTTCACAATAGTCGATGCAGGCATCTCGGAATTATTCCGTTGGTTCGTAGCACTATAA
- the nusG gene encoding transcription termination/antitermination protein NusG, giving the protein MEKNWYVVHTYSGYENKVKANLEKRVETMGMEDLIFRVIIPEEQETDFKDGKKRTVMRKTFPGYVLVELIMTDESWYVVRNTPGVTGFIGSSGGGAKPTPLLDEEVDFILKQMGMTERKMDIDFAVADTVEVMEGPFANFQGKVEEIDDTKGKVKVSIDIFGRETKMELDFEQVQKV; this is encoded by the coding sequence ATGGAGAAAAATTGGTATGTAGTCCACACTTATTCCGGTTATGAGAACAAAGTTAAGGCGAACCTGGAAAAGCGTGTTGAAACAATGGGCATGGAAGATCTTATCTTCCGCGTCATCATTCCGGAAGAACAGGAAACAGATTTCAAAGATGGCAAGAAACGAACAGTCATGCGTAAAACATTCCCGGGGTATGTCTTGGTCGAGTTGATCATGACAGATGAATCCTGGTATGTGGTTAGAAATACACCAGGTGTTACAGGATTTATCGGTTCATCAGGCGGGGGAGCAAAACCGACGCCTTTACTAGATGAAGAAGTAGATTTCATCCTGAAACAGATGGGAATGACAGAACGCAAGATGGATATCGACTTTGCAGTTGCTGATACAGTTGAAGTGATGGAAGGGCCATTTGCCAACTTCCAAGGGAAAGTGGAAGAAATTGATGATACAAAAGGCAAAGTTAAAGTGTCGATTGATATCTTCGGCCGCGAAACCAAAATGGAACTAGATTTCGAGCAAGTTCAAAAAGTATAA
- the rplK gene encoding 50S ribosomal protein L11, whose amino-acid sequence MAKKVVKVVKLQIPAAKANPAPPVGPALGQAGVNIMGFCKEFNARTADQAGLIIPVEISVFEDRSFTFITKTPPAAVLLKVAAGIESGSGEPNRNKVATVKRDKVREIAETKMPDLNAASVEAAMLMVEGTARSMGITIED is encoded by the coding sequence GTGGCTAAAAAAGTTGTTAAAGTTGTAAAATTGCAGATTCCTGCAGCAAAAGCTAATCCAGCGCCACCAGTTGGTCCAGCATTGGGTCAAGCAGGTGTTAACATCATGGGCTTCTGTAAAGAGTTCAACGCGCGTACGGCAGATCAAGCAGGACTGATCATTCCAGTTGAGATTTCAGTATTTGAAGATCGTTCATTTACATTCATTACGAAAACTCCACCCGCAGCTGTTCTATTAAAAGTAGCAGCCGGTATTGAATCAGGTTCAGGCGAACCGAACCGCAATAAAGTAGCGACTGTGAAACGCGACAAAGTTCGCGAAATCGCAGAAACTAAAATGCCAGATCTAAATGCTGCTTCAGTAGAAGCTGCAATGTTGATGGTTGAAGGTACTGCTCGCAGTATGGGCATCACAATCGAAGACTAA
- the rplA gene encoding 50S ribosomal protein L1, whose protein sequence is MAKTGKKLQDAAKLIDRSKLYEAKEAIELAKKASTVNFDATVEVAFRLGIDTRKNDQQIRGAVVLPNGTGKTQSVLVFAKGEKLKEAEAAGADFVGDAEYIEKIQKGWFDFDVIVATPDMMGEVGKLGRVLGPKGLMPNPKTGTVTFDVTKAVQEIKAGKVEYRADKTGIIHAPIGKVSFDDSKLAENLEAIYDVVQKAKPSSAKGTYIKSLNVTTTMGPAVKVDPSKVVAK, encoded by the coding sequence ATGGCTAAAACAGGAAAAAAATTACAAGATGCAGCAAAATTGATTGACCGTTCTAAACTATACGAAGCAAAAGAAGCTATCGAACTTGCTAAAAAAGCAAGCACAGTAAACTTCGACGCTACAGTAGAAGTGGCTTTCCGTCTAGGAATTGACACGCGTAAGAACGACCAGCAAATCCGTGGGGCAGTAGTACTTCCAAACGGAACTGGTAAAACTCAAAGCGTTTTAGTTTTCGCAAAAGGCGAAAAACTTAAAGAAGCTGAAGCAGCAGGCGCAGATTTCGTAGGCGACGCTGAATATATCGAAAAAATCCAAAAAGGATGGTTTGATTTCGACGTGATCGTTGCAACTCCTGACATGATGGGTGAAGTTGGTAAACTTGGACGCGTTTTAGGGCCAAAAGGCTTAATGCCAAACCCGAAAACAGGCACAGTTACATTTGATGTAACGAAAGCTGTTCAGGAAATCAAAGCTGGTAAAGTGGAATACCGTGCAGACAAAACAGGTATCATCCATGCTCCAATCGGGAAAGTTTCTTTTGATGACAGCAAACTTGCTGAAAACTTAGAAGCAATCTATGACGTAGTACAAAAAGCGAAGCCATCTTCTGCTAAAGGTACTTACATCAAATCACTAAACGTTACTACTACAATGGGACCTGCTGTTAAAGTAGATCCATCTAAAGTAGTTGCTAAATAA
- the rplJ gene encoding 50S ribosomal protein L10, whose product MGKAVETKKVVVQTIADKFGAAASVVVVDYRGLNVAQLTELRKQLREAGVEFKVYKNSMTRRATEMHGLEAINEHFTGPNAIAFSNEDVVAPARIINNFAKTNEALEIKAGIIEGLVSSAEDMKALAELPSRDGLLSMLLSVLQAPIRNFAATTKAVADQKEEQGA is encoded by the coding sequence ATGGGCAAAGCAGTTGAAACGAAAAAAGTTGTCGTGCAAACAATCGCTGATAAGTTCGGCGCTGCAGCTTCGGTTGTAGTTGTTGATTACCGTGGATTGAATGTTGCACAATTAACAGAACTTCGTAAACAGCTTCGTGAAGCAGGTGTTGAGTTTAAGGTTTACAAAAACTCAATGACTCGTCGTGCGACAGAAATGCACGGACTTGAAGCGATCAACGAACACTTTACAGGACCAAACGCAATTGCATTTTCTAACGAAGATGTAGTAGCGCCAGCGAGAATTATCAACAATTTCGCTAAAACAAACGAAGCGCTTGAAATCAAAGCGGGTATTATTGAAGGTTTAGTCTCATCTGCTGAAGATATGAAAGCACTGGCAGAACTTCCATCACGCGATGGTTTACTATCTATGCTACTCAGTGTACTACAAGCTCCAATCCGCAACTTTGCAGCTACTACAAAAGCAGTTGCAGATCAAAAAGAAGAACAAGGCGCTTAA
- the rplL gene encoding 50S ribosomal protein L7/L12 produces MTHEQILDAIKEMTVLQLNDLVKAIEEEFGVTAAAPVAAAAAGGAVEEEQTEFDVVLNSAGDSKIKVIKAVREVTGLGLKEAKALVDEAPKAIKEGVSKEDAEEIKGKLEEVGASVEVK; encoded by the coding sequence ATGACACACGAACAAATCTTAGACGCAATCAAAGAAATGACAGTTCTTCAACTTAACGACCTAGTAAAAGCAATCGAAGAAGAGTTCGGCGTAACTGCTGCAGCTCCAGTTGCAGCAGCAGCAGCTGGCGGTGCTGTTGAAGAAGAACAAACTGAATTCGACGTTGTTCTTAATTCTGCAGGCGATTCAAAAATCAAAGTAATCAAAGCAGTACGTGAAGTAACTGGTCTTGGTCTTAAAGAAGCAAAAGCTCTTGTAGACGAAGCTCCTAAAGCTATCAAAGAAGGCGTTTCTAAAGAAGATGCTGAAGAAATCAAAGGCAAACTTGAAGAAGTTGGCGCATCAGTAGAAGTTAAGTAA
- a CDS encoding class I SAM-dependent methyltransferase — protein MSQHYYSKNPQTKSNPREWTDVLLGKKIRFQTDTGVFSKSEVDFGSRLLIETFEEAEIDGPVLDVGCGYGPIGMVLAKAFPHKQVHMVDVNTRAIELAKINVEKNDISNVQIYESDGLDAVVTSDFSAILTNPPIRAGKETIFRFYEEAAEKLAEGGSLWVVIQKKQGAPSTQVKLEELFGEVRVVDKKKGYFIFEARKV, from the coding sequence ATGTCTCAGCATTATTATTCCAAAAACCCTCAAACAAAAAGCAATCCTCGAGAGTGGACAGACGTGTTACTTGGCAAAAAAATCCGTTTCCAGACTGATACAGGTGTTTTCAGCAAAAGTGAAGTCGACTTTGGTTCGCGTCTATTGATCGAGACATTCGAAGAAGCTGAGATAGATGGACCAGTGCTGGATGTGGGCTGCGGGTACGGGCCCATCGGAATGGTGCTTGCAAAAGCATTTCCTCACAAACAAGTGCACATGGTGGACGTTAATACACGAGCCATTGAACTGGCAAAAATAAACGTTGAAAAAAACGATATCTCCAATGTCCAGATTTACGAAAGTGATGGTCTCGACGCTGTTGTAACTTCTGATTTCTCTGCAATTTTAACAAACCCGCCGATCAGAGCAGGCAAAGAAACCATTTTTCGTTTTTATGAAGAAGCTGCTGAAAAATTAGCGGAGGGGGGATCATTGTGGGTGGTTATCCAGAAAAAGCAGGGTGCCCCTTCTACGCAGGTAAAACTGGAAGAGCTTTTCGGAGAAGTCAGAGTGGTTGATAAGAAAAAAGGTTACTTTATTTTTGAAGCCAGAAAAGTTTGA